The proteins below are encoded in one region of Acetoanaerobium noterae:
- the nifJ gene encoding pyruvate:ferredoxin (flavodoxin) oxidoreductase has product MAKIMKTMDGNTAAAYVSYAFTEVAAIYPITPSSPMAELTDEWAANGQKNIFGQEVKVVELQSEGGAAGAVHGSLSAGALTTTYTASQGLLLMIPNMYKIAGELLPGVLHVTARAVASHALSIFGDHSDVMAARQTGFAFLASGSVQEVIDLGGIAHLSAIKSRVPFVHFFDGFRTSHEIQKVELIDYAEFDRLVDKEAVADFRKRSLNPEHPYTKGTAQNPDIFFQAREASNKFYDEVPGVVNDYMKEISKITGRDYKPFNYYGAPDAENIVIAMGSVTEALEETVDALIARGEKVGLIKVRLYRPFVEKYFFDVLPVTVKKIAVLDRTKEPGAMGEPLYLDVRNLFYGKENAPVIVGGRYGLGSKDTTPTHLLAVYKNLKADAPKNNFTISIEDDVTNLSLPNDEFLRIAPEGTVRCKFWGLGSDGTVGANKSAIKIIGDHTDMYAQGYFSYDSKKSGGVTISHLRFGKTPIRSTYLIDEADFVACHNQAYVTQYELLKGLKKGGTFVLNCKWSDAELEEHLPSSMKKYIAENEIKFYTINATDIAVEIGLGNRINMIMQSAFFKLADVIPMADAEKYLKESIDKAYGKKGQKILDMNYAAVDKGAEALHKVEVPAAWASVTAESIITKNEDEPDFIKNILRPVNAQAGDDLPVSAFVGAEDGHMPHGSAAFEKRGIAVNVPEWQAENCIQCNQCSFVCPHAAIRPFLVDDKEKAGAPEGFETLPAMGKGFEGLGYRIQVTPLDCTGCGNCADICPGKKGEKALIMKPIETQTAEIRRFDYAHSSVSYKENLMAKNSIKGSQFAQPLLEFSGACAGCGETPYAKLVTQLFGDRMIIANATGCSSIWGGSAPSTPYTKNAQGKGPAWANSLFEDNAEYGYGMAIAVKTMRERLKNIMTELVEMDIPAEAKAAFEEWMTSMEDADASKEATLKVKEAILTLTGDAKKLGDEIQEKADFLVKKSVWIFGGDGWAYDIGYGGLDHVLASGENVNVLVMDTEVYSNTGGQSSKSTPTAAVAKFAASGKKVKKKDLGMIAATYGYVYVAQVGMGSDKNQLMKALIEAEKYDGPSLIIAYAPCVAHGLREGMGRTQANTQQAVEAGYWHLYRFNPELKEQGKNPFTLDSKEPTASFREFIDKQIRYTSLKATFPEIAEELFDKAEEEAKERYAGYKRMAEMQY; this is encoded by the coding sequence GAATTAACAGATGAGTGGGCAGCTAATGGTCAAAAGAATATCTTTGGACAAGAGGTTAAGGTAGTTGAATTACAATCTGAAGGTGGAGCAGCAGGAGCTGTACACGGTTCATTATCAGCTGGAGCATTAACAACTACATACACAGCTTCTCAAGGATTACTATTAATGATTCCTAATATGTACAAAATTGCTGGTGAATTACTTCCAGGAGTACTTCATGTAACTGCTAGAGCAGTAGCAAGCCACGCGCTTTCAATATTTGGAGATCATTCAGACGTTATGGCAGCTAGACAAACTGGATTTGCATTCTTAGCATCTGGTTCAGTTCAGGAAGTCATTGATTTAGGCGGAATTGCTCACCTTAGTGCTATCAAATCAAGAGTACCTTTTGTACACTTCTTTGATGGATTCAGAACTTCTCATGAGATTCAAAAAGTTGAGCTAATCGATTATGCTGAGTTTGATAGATTAGTTGATAAAGAAGCTGTTGCTGACTTTAGAAAAAGATCATTAAACCCAGAGCATCCATATACAAAAGGAACTGCTCAAAACCCAGATATCTTCTTCCAAGCTAGAGAAGCATCAAACAAATTCTATGATGAAGTTCCTGGCGTTGTTAATGATTATATGAAAGAAATATCTAAAATCACAGGAAGAGATTATAAACCATTTAACTACTATGGAGCACCAGATGCAGAAAATATAGTTATAGCTATGGGATCTGTTACTGAAGCTTTAGAAGAAACTGTAGATGCATTAATTGCAAGAGGCGAAAAAGTTGGTTTAATTAAAGTTCGTCTTTACAGACCTTTTGTAGAGAAATACTTCTTTGATGTACTACCTGTAACAGTTAAGAAAATTGCTGTTCTTGATCGTACAAAAGAGCCAGGAGCAATGGGAGAGCCTCTATATCTTGACGTTAGAAACTTATTCTACGGAAAAGAAAATGCTCCAGTTATCGTAGGTGGAAGATATGGACTTGGATCAAAAGATACTACTCCAACTCATCTTCTAGCAGTATACAAAAATCTTAAAGCTGATGCTCCAAAGAACAACTTCACTATTTCTATTGAAGACGATGTTACAAACCTATCACTTCCAAATGATGAATTCTTAAGAATCGCACCAGAAGGAACTGTAAGATGTAAGTTCTGGGGACTTGGTTCAGACGGAACAGTAGGAGCTAACAAGTCTGCAATTAAGATTATCGGAGACCATACTGATATGTATGCTCAAGGATATTTCTCATATGACTCTAAAAAATCAGGTGGAGTTACAATCTCTCACTTAAGATTTGGTAAAACACCAATTAGATCAACTTACCTTATTGATGAGGCTGATTTTGTTGCCTGTCACAACCAAGCTTATGTTACTCAATATGAGCTTCTAAAAGGACTTAAAAAGGGCGGAACATTTGTACTTAACTGCAAATGGTCAGATGCTGAATTAGAAGAGCATCTTCCTTCATCAATGAAAAAATATATAGCTGAAAATGAAATCAAATTCTACACAATCAATGCTACTGATATAGCAGTTGAGATTGGACTTGGAAATAGAATAAATATGATTATGCAGTCAGCATTCTTTAAGCTTGCTGATGTTATTCCTATGGCAGATGCTGAAAAATATCTAAAAGAGTCTATTGACAAAGCTTACGGTAAAAAAGGTCAAAAAATTCTTGATATGAACTATGCAGCTGTTGATAAAGGAGCTGAGGCGCTTCATAAGGTAGAAGTACCTGCTGCTTGGGCTAGCGTTACTGCAGAGTCAATCATCACTAAAAATGAAGATGAGCCAGATTTCATCAAGAATATCCTTAGACCAGTTAATGCACAAGCTGGAGATGATCTTCCAGTATCAGCATTTGTTGGAGCTGAAGATGGACATATGCCTCATGGATCAGCAGCTTTCGAAAAACGTGGTATAGCTGTTAATGTTCCTGAGTGGCAAGCAGAAAATTGTATCCAATGTAACCAGTGTTCATTCGTATGTCCTCATGCTGCTATTAGACCTTTCTTAGTAGATGACAAAGAAAAAGCGGGTGCACCTGAAGGCTTCGAAACACTTCCAGCAATGGGTAAAGGCTTTGAAGGACTTGGATATAGAATTCAGGTTACTCCTCTTGATTGTACAGGCTGTGGAAACTGTGCAGATATCTGTCCAGGTAAAAAAGGTGAGAAGGCTCTTATTATGAAGCCTATCGAAACTCAAACAGCTGAAATTAGAAGATTTGATTATGCTCATTCAAGTGTATCTTACAAAGAAAACTTAATGGCTAAAAATTCTATCAAAGGAAGCCAGTTTGCTCAACCACTTCTTGAGTTCTCAGGAGCTTGTGCTGGTTGTGGAGAGACTCCATATGCTAAGCTAGTTACTCAATTATTTGGAGATAGAATGATAATTGCAAATGCTACAGGTTGTTCTTCAATCTGGGGTGGATCAGCTCCATCTACACCATATACTAAGAATGCACAAGGCAAAGGACCAGCTTGGGCTAACTCATTATTTGAAGATAATGCTGAGTATGGATACGGTATGGCAATAGCAGTTAAAACAATGAGAGAAAGACTTAAAAATATAATGACTGAGCTAGTAGAGATGGATATTCCTGCTGAAGCTAAAGCTGCTTTCGAAGAGTGGATGACTTCTATGGAAGATGCAGATGCTAGTAAAGAAGCTACATTAAAAGTTAAAGAAGCAATTCTTACTTTAACTGGAGATGCTAAGAAATTAGGAGATGAAATCCAAGAAAAAGCTGACTTCCTAGTGAAAAAATCAGTATGGATATTCGGTGGAGACGGTTGGGCTTATGACATCGGATACGGTGGACTAGATCACGTTCTTGCATCAGGAGAAAATGTAAATGTTCTTGTAATGGATACAGAGGTTTACTCAAATACTGGTGGACAGTCTTCTAAATCTACACCTACAGCTGCAGTTGCTAAATTTGCTGCTTCAGGTAAAAAAGTTAAGAAGAAAGACCTTGGTATGATTGCTGCAACTTACGGTTATGTATATGTAGCTCAAGTTGGTATGGGTTCTGATAAGAATCAGCTTATGAAAGCTCTTATCGAAGCTGAGAAATACGATGGACCATCTCTAATTATTGCTTACGCTCCATGTGTGGCTCACGGATTAAGAGAAGGTATGGGAAGAACTCAGGCTAATACTCAACAAGCTGTAGAGGCTGGATACTGGCATTTATACAGATTCAACCCAGAGCTTAAGGAGCAAGGTAAGAATCCATTTACTCTTGACTCAAAAGAGCCAACTGCAAGCTTTAGAGAATTTATTGACAAGCAAATCCGTTATACTTCTTTAAAAGCTACTTTCCCTGAAATAGCTGAAGAGTTATTTGATAAAGCTGAAGAAGAAGCAAAAGAAAGATATGCTGGATACAAAAGAATGGCTGAAATGCAATACTAG
- a CDS encoding aminoacyl-histidine dipeptidase produces MIILERILNFEPKKVFTYFEDLTRIPRGSGNEKEVSDYLVEFAKTNNLEYIQDEYMNVIIKKPATPGYESLPAVILQGHMDMVNEKNNDKVHDFDKDPLTLKIVGDDIYADETTLGADNGIAVAMAMSILASSDVAHPALEAVFTVEEETGLVGALKLDGSKLDGKYLINIDSEEEGELLVSCAGGSRIKLILPVSYTDVDSNRVDLKVSVKGLYGGHSGMDIIKGRGNANKLIGRILDSMITEGINFELFNVNGGSKMNAIPREADAVIAVNSSDKAKVEALISKWNDILKNELRGKDDNVQVVVSEIKQDSTKVFDENSKLTAIATLMMIPNGIMSMSHAIENLVESSVNLGVLTTTDSSVSFECAPRSSVGSLKEAIRNQYKALAYLVGAELVTDSDYPEWQYNPDSKLRTHFENVYKDMYNKDSKVVAIHAGVECGLFKEKLPELDMISIGPNMADVHTPNEHVSISSIQRTYSYLLEVLKRFNEIER; encoded by the coding sequence GTGATAATCTTGGAAAGAATATTAAATTTTGAACCAAAAAAAGTTTTCACATATTTCGAGGATTTGACAAGAATACCAAGAGGTTCTGGAAACGAAAAGGAAGTTAGTGACTATCTTGTAGAGTTTGCAAAAACTAATAATTTAGAATATATTCAAGACGAATATATGAACGTAATAATAAAAAAACCAGCTACACCTGGTTATGAATCTCTTCCTGCTGTTATACTTCAAGGCCATATGGATATGGTAAATGAAAAAAATAACGACAAAGTGCATGATTTTGATAAAGACCCTCTTACTTTAAAAATAGTTGGAGATGATATCTATGCAGATGAAACTACACTAGGAGCAGACAACGGAATAGCTGTTGCTATGGCTATGTCAATTTTAGCTTCATCAGATGTAGCACATCCAGCACTAGAAGCAGTTTTCACAGTAGAAGAGGAAACAGGACTTGTTGGAGCTCTAAAATTAGATGGCTCAAAACTAGACGGAAAATATCTAATCAACATCGACTCTGAAGAAGAAGGCGAGCTTTTAGTAAGCTGTGCAGGTGGCTCAAGAATTAAATTAATTCTTCCAGTATCATATACTGATGTAGATAGCAATAGAGTTGATTTAAAAGTATCTGTAAAAGGCCTATATGGTGGTCACTCTGGTATGGATATAATCAAAGGCAGAGGTAATGCAAACAAGCTAATCGGTAGAATTTTAGACTCTATGATAACTGAAGGCATTAACTTTGAACTTTTCAATGTCAATGGCGGTTCTAAAATGAATGCTATTCCAAGAGAAGCAGATGCCGTAATTGCTGTAAATTCATCTGACAAAGCTAAAGTAGAAGCACTTATCTCAAAATGGAATGATATTCTAAAAAATGAATTAAGAGGCAAGGACGATAACGTTCAAGTTGTTGTTTCTGAAATCAAGCAAGATTCTACTAAGGTCTTTGATGAAAACTCAAAGTTGACTGCAATTGCTACTCTTATGATGATTCCAAATGGCATCATGAGTATGAGTCATGCTATTGAAAATCTTGTAGAGAGCTCAGTTAATCTAGGTGTTCTAACTACTACAGATTCTTCAGTAAGCTTTGAATGTGCTCCTAGAAGCTCTGTAGGTAGCTTAAAAGAAGCTATAAGAAATCAATATAAAGCTTTAGCTTATCTTGTTGGTGCAGAGCTTGTAACTGATTCTGATTACCCTGAGTGGCAATACAATCCTGATTCAAAGCTTAGAACTCATTTTGAAAATGTTTATAAGGATATGTACAACAAAGACAGCAAAGTCGTAGCTATCCACGCTGGAGTAGAATGTGGACTATTTAAAGAAAAGCTTCCTGAGCTAGATATGATATCAATAGGACCAAATATGGCAGATGTTCATACTCCAAATGAGCACGTTAGCATCTCTTCAATCCAAAGAACATATAGCTATCTACTTGAAGTTTTAAAAAGATTTAATGAAATAGAAAGATAA